The DNA window GTGCTGGAAGAATTCCTGTCGCAGGTGACCGAATACTGGGCGCTGATCATGGGCCCGCTGCTGCTGTTGATCGTGCTGTTCGGGCGCGGCGGTATCGTCGGGCTGCTGGGGAGGCTGAGCCGTGGCTGAGCCCTTGCTTCGCGTCGAAAAACTGGTCCGCCGGTTCGGCGGCATCGTCGCGACCGATCACGTCTCGGTCGATGTCGCGAGCGGAGAGCTGCACGCGATCATCGGGCCGAACGGCGCCGGCAAGACCACGCTGATCAGCCAACTGACCGGACAACTGCCGCCGCACGGCGGCACCATTCACCTCGCGGGCCAGGATATCACCCGCGTGCCGGCGCATCGGCGCAGCGCGCTCGGACTGGCGCGCTCGTTCCAGATTACCTCGCTGCTGTCCGACTTCACCGCCGCCGACAATGTCGCGCTGGCGGCGCAGGCGCACGACGGTCATTCGTTCCGCTTCTGGGGCAACGCCCGCAAGGAGAGCCACCTCCGCCAAACGGCGCAGGCCGCGCTGGACCGCGTGGGGCTCAGCCATCGCGCCGGCGTCCTCGTTTCCCGGCTAAGTCACGGCGAGCAGCGCGAGCTCGAGCTCGCCGTCGCGCTCGCGACCTCGCCGCGGTTGCTGCTGCTCGACGAACCGATGGCAGGATTGGGCATCACCGAATCGGCGCGCATGGTGAGGCTGCTGCAGGAACTGCGCCGGGAGGTTTCCATCGTGCTGGTCGAGCACGACATGGACGCGGTGTTCGCGCTCGCCGACCGCATCAGCGTGCTGGTCTACGGCCGCATCATCGCCTCCGACGTGCCGGCGGCGATCCGCCAGAACGAAGAGGTCAGGCGCGCCTATCTCGGCGATCAGCACGCGGTTGTCCGTCATGGCTGACACCGGCGCCTTGCTCGAAGTCGAAGATATCGAGACCTGCTATGGTCTGAGCCAGGTGCTGTTCGGTCTGTCGCTGTCGGTCCGGTCGGGCGAAATGGTGGCCATGATGGGCCGCAACGGCATGGGGAAGACCACTACCATCCGTTCCATCATGGGGCTGACGCCGGCGCGCGCCGGCTC is part of the Bradyrhizobium erythrophlei genome and encodes:
- a CDS encoding ABC transporter ATP-binding protein; this encodes MAEPLLRVEKLVRRFGGIVATDHVSVDVASGELHAIIGPNGAGKTTLISQLTGQLPPHGGTIHLAGQDITRVPAHRRSALGLARSFQITSLLSDFTAADNVALAAQAHDGHSFRFWGNARKESHLRQTAQAALDRVGLSHRAGVLVSRLSHGEQRELELAVALATSPRLLLLDEPMAGLGITESARMVRLLQELRREVSIVLVEHDMDAVFALADRISVLVYGRIIASDVPAAIRQNEEVRRAYLGDQHAVVRHG